The following proteins come from a genomic window of Rhodohalobacter sp. 614A:
- a CDS encoding efflux RND transporter permease subunit: MKKITITETILKRPVTAIMMSLLVIGFGVFSLSNLKVTLYPSFNVPVMGVSVNYANVAPEDMLQLVVKPIEAAISGVEGVETLESNVSQGNAFMILRLQSGTDIMTTEQRVREAVERIRSELPTEASEPVIFQFDPDRSPVMRISVESDVLGLDELRTLSVEFIEPRLERIPGVASADTRGGLDRNVYVDLNQEALARHNLMPQEVFNAIRNNNVQVPIGNLVANRTSYSIRAESMYMNIEGIAQTIITVENGIPIRVRDVANVEDGYEKIENIVEINGRNSVTVEVQKQSDANTLDVTQSVIETMGDFAPDLPSSVTMQVLNNEGQFIEDSISNLAQSALIALVVVVLILLLFMGGWRIAFVVAMSIPVSLTATFAAMYGLDITLNIISITGLALAIGLLVDNSIVVSESIASYLEAGESRFTAALQGTKEVGGALMGSTLTTIAVFVPILGVSGFAGSVAKDLALTISIAIGFSFLASIVLIPVLASLMLKREQFMKQNFTLNWMRSLEVRYISLLEWILKHKYVITIVVVGIVGGIYFIFSNIEKEFFPASDQGTFDLDVELPAGTKLATTAMVLRDISNRLLDDQNVRTVINNIGRQGWSTSSNVGSLSITLIDKSQREETTTEIATRLQRDLEDPEIKVEIDNLGGGVPGRGWGDMGIRVSLIGPDMEVLQKLTLRLEEELSDDPNVMSVSNPRSRPEPKLVYDLNKERINRAGFSPTNVATQLGIQTRGNRAGYYRDEGREIPIMVQLHRDQFESRQDLFSLELAQFEDQRIPVLALGTFEVEEGLSRINRRDRETLLDVSVMVRGDMEEYRQKIINTLDNDIVMPDGYRYAFTGSLFDQQQSNQEILIAAIFAILLTYMVMASIFENLRDPFIIMFSLPLAFFGSLVFLSITSTSLSVPAYIGIVLLIGIVVNNGIVLVDFIHQNTRGKDDNIDYLELFLEACKRRMRPILLTALTTIFSMIPLALEFGAGSETWSPLARSVIGGLAFSTILTLFVIPAVVVSISKKRRKSVNEAFKLKESEG, translated from the coding sequence ATGAAAAAAATTACCATTACCGAAACCATTCTGAAGCGGCCCGTCACGGCAATTATGATGTCGCTGCTGGTCATTGGATTTGGAGTCTTTTCGTTATCAAACCTGAAAGTAACTCTCTATCCGTCATTCAACGTACCGGTAATGGGTGTTTCTGTGAACTATGCGAATGTAGCACCGGAAGACATGCTTCAACTCGTTGTAAAACCGATTGAAGCGGCCATATCGGGCGTGGAAGGCGTGGAAACACTTGAATCGAACGTAAGCCAGGGAAATGCTTTCATGATACTTCGTCTTCAATCCGGCACGGATATTATGACTACTGAACAGCGTGTGCGTGAGGCTGTTGAACGTATCCGATCCGAATTGCCCACCGAAGCAAGCGAACCCGTCATTTTCCAATTTGATCCCGACCGGTCGCCGGTTATGCGAATTAGTGTAGAATCAGATGTTTTAGGGCTTGATGAACTGCGCACGCTTTCTGTCGAATTTATTGAACCACGGCTTGAACGAATTCCCGGTGTAGCTTCTGCCGATACACGTGGCGGACTGGACCGAAATGTTTATGTAGACCTGAACCAGGAAGCCCTTGCCCGCCATAACCTGATGCCGCAGGAAGTTTTTAATGCCATCCGGAACAATAATGTTCAGGTGCCGATCGGGAATCTCGTGGCGAATCGAACCAGTTACAGCATCCGGGCAGAGTCGATGTATATGAATATCGAAGGGATAGCCCAGACAATTATTACAGTTGAAAATGGCATTCCCATTCGGGTACGTGATGTTGCCAATGTGGAAGATGGCTACGAAAAAATTGAGAATATTGTCGAAATTAACGGACGGAATAGTGTTACCGTTGAGGTCCAAAAACAATCGGACGCCAATACGCTGGATGTAACCCAATCCGTGATTGAAACGATGGGCGACTTTGCTCCCGATCTCCCCTCCAGCGTAACCATGCAGGTGCTCAATAACGAAGGCCAGTTTATTGAAGATTCCATATCCAATCTTGCTCAATCCGCATTGATTGCCCTCGTCGTGGTTGTCTTGATTTTATTGCTGTTTATGGGAGGATGGAGAATTGCGTTTGTGGTTGCCATGAGTATCCCTGTCTCTCTGACGGCTACTTTCGCCGCCATGTATGGACTGGATATCACCTTAAACATCATCTCCATAACAGGCCTTGCTTTGGCCATTGGTTTATTGGTGGACAACTCCATTGTAGTTTCCGAAAGCATTGCCTCTTATCTCGAAGCAGGAGAATCACGCTTTACTGCTGCATTGCAGGGAACCAAAGAGGTGGGCGGAGCACTCATGGGATCAACCCTAACAACCATTGCTGTATTTGTGCCCATTCTGGGGGTTTCAGGATTTGCCGGATCTGTAGCCAAAGACCTTGCCTTGACAATCTCCATCGCGATCGGTTTTTCATTTCTGGCTTCTATTGTTTTGATTCCGGTTCTCGCTTCTCTTATGCTGAAACGGGAGCAATTCATGAAACAAAATTTTACCCTCAACTGGATGAGATCGCTGGAAGTCCGGTATATCTCATTGCTGGAGTGGATTTTGAAACACAAGTATGTCATCACGATTGTAGTTGTGGGAATTGTTGGCGGCATATATTTCATTTTCAGCAATATTGAAAAAGAGTTTTTTCCCGCAAGTGACCAAGGAACCTTTGACCTGGACGTAGAGCTTCCCGCAGGAACAAAACTGGCAACCACGGCTATGGTCTTGCGCGATATTTCCAATCGCCTGCTTGATGACCAAAATGTTCGAACTGTCATCAACAATATCGGCAGGCAAGGATGGAGTACCTCAAGCAATGTTGGCAGCCTTAGCATCACGCTTATCGATAAATCACAAAGAGAAGAAACAACCACCGAAATTGCCACGCGCCTCCAAAGAGACCTCGAAGATCCCGAAATTAAAGTCGAGATTGACAACCTCGGCGGTGGCGTTCCGGGGCGCGGCTGGGGAGATATGGGTATCCGCGTAAGCCTGATTGGGCCGGATATGGAAGTTCTTCAAAAACTAACCCTTCGATTAGAGGAAGAACTCAGTGATGATCCGAATGTGATGTCGGTGAGTAATCCCCGGTCCAGGCCTGAGCCGAAGCTTGTTTATGACCTGAATAAAGAACGGATCAATCGCGCAGGATTTTCACCCACCAATGTAGCAACTCAACTGGGTATTCAAACCCGCGGAAACCGTGCCGGATATTATCGGGATGAAGGCCGGGAAATTCCCATTATGGTACAACTGCACCGGGATCAGTTCGAAAGCCGCCAAGACCTTTTCTCACTGGAGCTTGCTCAGTTCGAAGATCAAAGAATTCCCGTTCTGGCTCTCGGCACCTTTGAAGTTGAAGAAGGCCTGAGCCGGATCAACCGGCGAGATCGCGAAACACTTCTGGATGTGAGTGTGATGGTTCGCGGAGATATGGAAGAATATCGGCAAAAAATCATCAATACTCTTGACAATGACATTGTAATGCCAGACGGTTACAGATATGCATTTACCGGCTCGCTGTTTGATCAACAGCAAAGCAATCAGGAAATTTTGATCGCGGCGATCTTTGCCATTCTTCTCACGTACATGGTAATGGCTTCCATTTTTGAAAATCTTCGTGATCCTTTCATTATTATGTTTTCCCTGCCGCTTGCATTTTTTGGATCTCTTGTATTTCTGTCCATAACCTCCACTTCACTTAGCGTTCCGGCGTATATCGGTATTGTTTTGTTGATTGGTATTGTGGTAAACAACGGGATTGTGCTTGTGGACTTTATCCATCAAAATACGCGCGGGAAAGACGACAACATCGATTACCTCGAACTGTTTTTAGAAGCATGTAAACGCAGGATGCGCCCGATTCTGTTAACAGCTCTTACAACGATCTTTTCCATGATTCCACTTGCTCTCGAATTTGGAGCCGGTTCTGAAACCTGGAGCCCGCTGGCCCGATCGGTTATTGGCGGACTCGCCTTCTCAACTATTTTAACGCTTTTTGTGATTCCGGCTGTGGTTGTGTCCATTTCCAAGAAACGAAGGAAGAGTGTGAATGAAGCATTCAAGCTGAAAGAATCAGAAGGATGA
- a CDS encoding lysophospholipid acyltransferase family protein: protein MRSVRAYIKIFLLISFTLVSYAVYLSVYLILRLLRQPFESWRNLYMRTWSKVTARIFNIKFHVHGTPPEPPFILVSNHLSYIDILPMFINMKCTFVAKKEVESWPVLGYMVKKTGVIFVDRTVKRDVTRVNELLEKSLNKYQGIVLFPEGTTTGGDKVLPFRSSLLNYPASESIPVYYSAVQYRTSKNDPPADESVCFYGARDPFHKHVFKLAGNKRIECRLVYSKDSVVTKDRKELADQLHDKVEQQVLSLRTEMA from the coding sequence ATGAGAAGTGTTCGGGCCTATATCAAGATATTCCTGCTGATTTCTTTCACGCTGGTTTCGTATGCGGTTTATCTTTCCGTCTATTTGATTTTACGTCTGTTGCGTCAGCCTTTCGAATCGTGGCGAAATCTCTATATGCGTACCTGGTCGAAAGTGACGGCACGAATTTTTAATATCAAATTTCATGTCCACGGAACGCCGCCGGAGCCGCCGTTTATTTTGGTTTCCAACCACCTGAGTTACATTGATATCCTGCCTATGTTCATCAACATGAAGTGTACATTTGTAGCCAAAAAGGAAGTGGAATCCTGGCCGGTTTTGGGATATATGGTAAAGAAAACGGGCGTTATTTTTGTGGACAGAACGGTGAAGAGGGACGTCACCCGCGTGAATGAATTACTGGAAAAAAGCCTGAATAAATATCAGGGAATTGTGCTTTTTCCCGAAGGAACTACAACGGGCGGTGATAAAGTACTTCCATTTCGCTCCTCACTTTTAAATTACCCGGCGTCGGAATCCATCCCGGTTTATTATTCAGCTGTACAATACCGCACATCCAAAAATGATCCTCCTGCTGATGAATCCGTATGTTTTTATGGTGCACGGGATCCATTTCACAAGCATGTTTTTAAACTCGCCGGTAATAAAAGAATAGAGTGCAGGCTCGTGTACAGCAAAGATTCTGTAGTGACAAAGGACCGAAAAGAGCTTGCGGATCAACTTCATGACAAGGTGGAGCAGCAAGTTCTTTCTCTTCGAACAGAGATGGCTTGA